The DNA sequence ATGGTGGCGATCCGGGCATGAACGACGCCGGTGTCGACGAGATCCCGGATCTGCGCTTCCCGCTCGGGCCTCGTCAGCCCCGTCAGCGGGTTTTCCAGGAACGCGCGGCTGGCCGCGATCCACAGCCCCAGCCGGTCACCGGAACTGATCGGGCTCTCGAGATCCCCGTCGGCGATGAAGCGCGCCTCTTCCACCGACTGGGCGGCACGTTCCTGGAGCGCCGGGATCGCGCTGTACGCAAGCCCGACGAACACCACGAACGCCAGCGCCCCAAAGCCGAGTGACCGCAACGACACGCGATCCCGGTTGAGCAACACCCACGCGGCCAGGAGCAGCGGGATCACGATCAGGGAGCCCCGCGTCGCGTTGACGGCCGCGATCAGGGTCATTGCGACGATCGCCAGCACCAGCCACGGCCGTTGCGCCGACCCGCGCGTCAGTCCGAGCGCAAGGAACAGCATCGCCACGTTCACGAACCCGAGGTCGATGAGCGCCAGGAAGTTGATCACCCGCGGATAGCCCAGCCAGAAGTACTGATACAGCGCCACCGCCAGTGCGCCAGCGGCACCCGCTGCAAGCCCCCACTCGAGCGCCGTACGCAGGCGCGCCGGATCCTGCAATGCATGACGAAGGACCAGGTACACCGGCACCGCAGCGGCCATCCCCAGCGGGCCCGCGGTGTAGTACGAGACGTTGGGTTCGCGGATCAGGTGGGGAACGCTGGTGAACAGGTAGCTCAACAGCGCCAGGACCACCGCAAGGTCCAGGCCGCCGAGTGCACGATCCCCCCGGTGGCGAAACAGGTAGACCATCGCGAACACGAGCAGGATCACAGCCCAGACGGTGGGCCTGATCGGAGTGCTGGTCACGGTAGCCAGCATCAGGAACAGCATTGCCGAAACCGTCATCAGGCCGGCCTGGGGGCTCAGGGTCATGTTGGATCGGCCGTCGATCGAGCAGGTAAGGCCGTCGTTCCTTGCTCGTGTTGGCGGGGACGCGCCGCGCATGGTACCCGACGCGGTGCCGGCAAGTCTCGCCGGACGGATCCTCGCACAACCGGCGCTGCCGTGGCTTTCGTGCGCCCGACGCCAACTCCGGTCGTCGCGCGTGATTGCCTGCAGGTTCGATGACAGGCGCCAGCCCTGCTACCCTCTGCGCCACGATCACCTATCCGGAGCGGCTGATGTCGAATCGCTCGATCGGCCTGAACGACGCTATCTACCAGTACCTGCTGCAGGTGTCGCTGCGGGAACATCCCGTGCTCGCGGCGCTGCGCGAACGCACCGCCGACCTTCCCGAAGCGCGTTTCCAGATCGCGCCGGAGCAGGGGCAGTTCATGGCCTGGCTGGCAGGCGCCGTCGGGGCTCGGCGGATCCTCGAGATCGGCACGTTCACGGGATACAGCGCGCTGACGATGGCGCTGGCGCTGCCCGACGACGGCGAGTTGGTCACCTGTGACGTCAGCAGCGAATGGACCGACATCGCACGGGAATACTGGGAACGGGCGGGGGTTGCCGCGCGGATCCGTCTGGAACTGCGCCCGGCACTGGAAACTCTGGAACGGCTGTGTGCGCAGGGCGAATCAGGGCGATTCGACCTGGCCTTCATCGACGCGGACAAGACCGCCTACGACGACTATTTCGAACGCTGCCTTGAACTCGTACGGCCCGGCGGCAGCGTGCTGATCGACAACACGCTGTGGTCTGGACAGGTTGCGGATCCCTCAGTGGAAGACCCCGCTACCGAGGCGATACGCGGGCTCAACCGGAAGCTGCATCGGGACGAGCGGATCGACCTGTCGCTGGTGCCGATCGGTGACGGCCTGACCCTGGCCCGCAAGCGATGACAACGCTGACGGCGCCGACCGCTGACCTGCCGCTCCCCGGCACAGCCGGAGCGGGTCGCGTGTACCTTGCAGGCACCGGGGTCATAGGATCGCAAAGGAGCGTAACCCGATGACAGCAGCTACGCGATTCAGCGTGGGCGAACTCGTTCACCATCGAAAATTCGGCTACCGCGGGGTGATCGTCGGCGTAGACCCGGTATTCGCCGGCACCGACGAATGGTACGAGGCCGTCGCCCGCAGCCGACCGCCCCGGGATCGGCCCTGGTATCACGTCCTGGTGGACGGCCAGGCCCATAGCACCTACGTCGCTGAGCGTCACCTCGAAGCCGATACCAGCGGCATGCAAGTCGATCATCCCGATCTGGGCCGGTATTTCGATCGCTTCGTCAACGGGCGCTATGGTCGCGGCGCAGGTTCCCGGCTCCATTGACCGCATGCTGGAGCGGGGTACCGGCCACCTGAAGGATGCCGAAAGGGCGCGGAGCACCATGCCAGGGACCGCCGGACGGCGAAGGCGGACGATCGGCTCGCGCCGCGACGGATCCCGATGGCGCGGGGCGGCCGATGTCGCGACGATCCAGTGCTCCGAAGACCGCAGCCCCGCCGCGAGGATCATGCGCGCCGGCAGCCATCGCGAATTGGTCTATCCTGTCTCCCGGTGTACCAACTGCCTTTCCGCCTTGGTTCAACTTCGGGTGCTTCCGCTATGATCAAAGTTCTGCCTGCTCTGACGCTGTCAGCGGCTCTGGCCCCGCTCGCGCTCGGCGCGACGACCGAATTCGAGGCCTGCCTCGGCGAAATCCGGGAACAGGCGGTCGACCAGGGCATCGACCCCGGAACCACGGATCAAGTGCTGGACCGGGTCGAACGTCTCGAGCGGGTCATCGAACTCGACCGGCGTCAACCCGAGTTCACGACCCCGTTCAGCGACTACCTGAACCGGCGAGTCACCACCCAGCGCATCGTGCAGGGCCGCGCACTGCTGCACGCGCACCGCGCGCTGCTCGACCGCGTCCATGCGGAAACCGGCGTGCCGCCCGCCTACCTCCTGGCCTTGTGGGCACTGGAGACCAACTACGGAAACCACTTCGGCAGCTTCTTCGTACCCAGCGCGCTGGCGACGCTGGCCTGCGACCCCCGCCGGGCGAGCTATTTCACCGGTGAACTGATCGCCGCCCTGCGGATCGTCGAGGAGGAGGCGATTCCGCTGGAGCGCATGCAGGGCTCCTGGGCCGGCGCGATGGGCCACGTGCAGTTCATGCCCTCGGTATTCCTGCAGTATGCGGTGGATGGCGACGGTGACGGCCGGCGCGATCTCTGGGGCAGCGTCCCGGACGCGATGATGTCCGCCGGCAACTTCCTGGCCGGGCTCGGCTGGGACGACGCCTATCGCTGGGGCCGCGAGGTGCTGCTGCCGCAGGATTTCGACTACGGTCAGGCAGGTCGCAGCCAGCGCCGCGCACTCGGCGAATGGCGCCGCCAGGGAGTGACCGACACCTCGGGGCAACCGGTGGCCGATCTGGACATCGACGCTGCCCTGCTGCTGCCTGCCGGGCACCGCGGGCCGGCGTTTCTGGTGTACGACAACTTCGACGTGATCATGGGCTGGAACCGCTCCGAATTCTTTGCCCTGACGGTGGGCCACCTGGCCGATCGGATCGCAGGCGGCGGCAGGCTGCACAACCCGCCACCCGCCGACGCGCCGAGAATGTCGCGCGAGCAGGTGATCGAGCTCCAGACTGCACTCAACGCAATGGGCTACGATAGCGGCGAGGTAGACGGCATCCTCGGACCGGCCACGCGCAATGCGATCCGCGCATACCAGCAGGCGGAAGGCATGATTCCAGACGGTTTCCCCGACCCCATCCTGCTGGCGCGCCTGGACATCGACGTCTGAGGACCCCTGCGGGTGCGCAGGAACGCCAATCGCGCCGAGCGATCCCGGGGCGGTGTGGATGCAGGAACCCCGCGGCCGCTCAGCGTATCTCGTCGAGCGGCACCCGGCGTTCCATCACCTGGGGGGTGATCAATGCGTAGCCCTGCTGCTGCCAGTGGGCCAGCTCGGTCATCGCCGACGGCGCCACCTCCACGAACGGCTGCAGGTCTTCGGGCGTGTAGCCGAAGTCATCCAGGGCCAGCCCGCATACCCGGAACTTGACCCCCAGGAGCGCGTAATAGCGCATGCGATCGACCGCCTGCTGGTACCGGGGCTCGTTATGCCTTGCAAGGGTCACGAGTTCGGTTCCGTGGATCAGCACCACGATGTCCATGAACTCCGGATCCATGTTGAACGGCCGATCCTGCAGTGGATTGATCAGCCCACGGATCCAATGGAGGGCGGGACCGATCTTGGCGGGGTGGTCGAAAAAGAAGTCGAACAGAACCCTGGGCTCCGCGTACTCCGGCTGAACCACCGATGCGCCTTCGCTTCCGGCCGCGGGCTGGGATACGCCAAGTGCCAGCAACAGCATCATCAGCGCGGGCAATCTGCGCAGGGGCCCTGACTCCATCACACACCTCCCATTGTTTCGGGGCCGGCGGTCCGGCGATACCCAAGAGACGGCCCGTCCTCCCCGCATCATCCAGGGTTAACGTGAAAGTCACGGCCTGTCTCGTGTCCCGGGCGACCCGTAGGGCGGAAAAGCGCAGCGTCATCCACCACATGGCGTTCGGATCGCCCCGCGCGGCCTGCGGCAACCCCGGCGTGGGAATGGCGGATGACGGCCCTTGGCCTCTTCCGCCCTACGCCTACGCCTCTTTCATCATCGGGGGTAGCCGCTGGCCATGACAGTTAGTGCCAGAACGTTGCGATTCTGCATGGCACCTCGCGCCCGAGGGACTGGCGAGTTACCCCTGACGGTCCCGCTGGGCACGCCAGCGCTGGTACTGCGGCCAGTCGCGGTAGGCCCCGCTGGAGACGTATTCCAGCCGCGCGAGAAAGCTCTCGAGCAGGTCCTGGCGGGTCGCGTCGGGCAACTGCCCGGAATGATCGATCAGCCAGGTGCTGTCCATGCGAAAGGCCTCTTCTCCCTCCTCGGCGAAGAACACAAGCCCCGGCCGGTGAGCCAGCGCGAGCTTCGCCGCCAGTTCGTCCGCAGTGCCGTGCCGACCATCGGGCAGCACCGCAACGCCGGGCCGGTCGGAGTTCAGCCGCAGCGTGTGGAAACCGTCCAGCACCTCCTGCACCGCCGGATGCGCCAGAATCTGCTCGCCCAGCCGCTGGCATTCCTCGCATCCGTCGCGCTCGAACAACACCAGCGACGGGCGCGGGTTGGCCGTGCGCTGCGCCGCGAGATCGGCCGGCGGCTGCTGGAAGCCGTCGAGGTGCGCGGCCAACGCCGGGGCACCCGCGACCGGATCCGCCGGCAGATCCTGCTCCTGCAGGCGCGCCGCGTAATCGCGCAAGGACTCCTGCTGCCAGGCGTCGGACTCGAGGTATCCCAGGATCAGGTGCATCCGCTCGGCATCGGCGAAGCCGACGTAGCGCAGCATGCGCTCGCCGGACGCATCCACGAACAGCAGCGTCGGCGTGAAGGTCGCCCGCTCGTGCTCGGACAGTTCGCGCGCTCGGTACATCTGGCCGTCGAGACCGACCATCTCCACGTCGCTGAAGACATCGACCGCGAGCACGTCGAACTGTCCGGACAGGCGCCGCACGATTTCGGGATCCTGGAACGTGCTGCGCGTCATCGCGACACAGTGCAGACAGGTCTCGGCGCTGAAGAACAGCGCGATGCCCCGCTTCCCGCGCGCGACCGCGTCGTCGAGATCGCCCGGCAGATCGTACAGGCTCGGCGCAAACCACTCCGGGTATTCCAGGCGTTCGCGGGCGTCGGACGCCGTCGCCAGCAGCAGCGCAACGAGCGCGAGCACGGCCAGTCCGGCAACACGCAGGGGCGTTCCCCAACAGTCGGCGACGCTGGGCCGACGCCCCGACGCGCGGGCCGATTCCACTCGGCCGTGCGTGGCCGAAACCGCGCCGGGGTTCCCCAGGGGCCAGCGAGCAGCATTCATGGCGAGACTCCGAAGTTGGACACCAACGCAAGGACGCTGGCGCGGCCCCCAGCATTCCGGACCGGCACGCGCCGCCTGCCGCAGCCGACACGGTGGGAAGCCGGGGCGTGCGCGTCAGCGCATGCGCCAGCCGGCGAGCGAAGCCCGCCCCTGCGCGCTGCCTTCCCAACACCGAGCGATGCCGGCAGCGCGGCGATCGCCGGCGACAGGGGCGGCACCGGGCCCGGCAGCGTCGGCTGCACGGGTTTCTTCGAACCAGTGCTCAGGCCAGCAGGGACGAGAGCGGCGTGAAGTCCATGCCATGCGCGTTGGCCACCGGGCGATGGGTGATGTGACCGTCGAGCACGTTCACACCGCGTGCCAGCGACGGGTCCTCCTGTACCGCCTGCCGCCAGCCGCGGTCTGCCAGCGCCAGCGTATGACGCAGCGTCGCATGGGTCAGCGCGAGCGTGGAGGTGTACGGCACCGCGCCGGGCATGTTCGTCACGGCGTAGTGCAGCACGTCTTCGGCCAGGAAGCTCGGTTCGTCGTGGCTCGTCGGACGGGAAGTCTCGACGCAACCGCCCTGATCGACCGAGACGTCGACCACCACCGCGCGCGGCTTCATCGCCGCGACCATTTCTCGGGTCACCAGTACCGGGGTTCGGGCGCCGGCCACCAGCACCGCGCCGATCACCAGGTCGGCCTCAGCCACCTGGCGCTCGAGATCGTGGCGGTTCGAATGCAGGGTACGCACCGTGTTTCCCCACAGCCGGTCGAGCTGACGCAGGCGGTCCAGGTCGATATCCATCACCGACACATTGGCGCCCATGCCGCGCGCGACATAGGCGGCATTGCACCCTACGCTGCCCGCACCCAGGATCAGCACGTTGGCCGGCGGCACACCCGGGACACCCCCCATCAACACGCCGCGACCGCCGTTGGGCCGCTGCAACAGTGCCGCGCCCACCTGTGCCGACATCCGCCCCGCGACCTCGGACATCGGCGCCAGCAGCGGCAACCGGCCATCGGGCAATTCGACGGTCTCGTAGGCGATGCACACCGCACCGGAGCGCAGCAGAGCCTCGGTCTGGGAACGGTCGGGGGCCAGGTGCAGGAAAGCGAACAGCACCTGGCCCGCACGCAACTGGGGCAGTTCCGAGGGCTGCAGTTCCTTCACCTTCACGATCAGATCGGCTGCAGCGAACACCTCCGCTGCACGGCTCACCAGGCGCGCACCCGCGCCCGCGTAGTCCTCGTCCGTGAACGACGAGCCCTCTCCAGCCCCCTGTTCGACCAGCACCGTGTGGCCGTGGACCACGAGTTCCGCGACCCCTGCGGGCGTCATCCCGACCCGGAACTCGTTGTTCTTGATCTCCCTCGGCACCCCGATGATCATGCGCTGCCCCCGTCAACCACCCGTACCCTTGCCTGCCAGCCTGCCGGCCTTGGCACCCACGATCAGTCTAGACCACTCCCCGGTGCGGCGATCATGGCTGACAGGAGCAACCGCACCGATGGCCTTCGAATCGGTCGGCGATACCTTCACGCGGCGTCGGCACGGCAACTCCGGACGGGGGATGCCCCTGCCGCCGCAGAGCTCTATACGAAAAACGATCCAATGCCCTCTGCGAGGTATTGTCGGCGCCGCTGCCTTTCCGGCGCAGAGAGATGGTCCACGCCAGTCGTCTTGTTGACGTCGAGGAGGATCGGTGTGCCTTCATGGATGACGTAGTCGAGCTTTCCGTAATCAAGACCCAGGCGATCGCGCCAGGTCGCCACGATCGGATGCGG is a window from the Thioalkalivibrio paradoxus ARh 1 genome containing:
- the ald gene encoding alanine dehydrogenase; translation: MIIGVPREIKNNEFRVGMTPAGVAELVVHGHTVLVEQGAGEGSSFTDEDYAGAGARLVSRAAEVFAAADLIVKVKELQPSELPQLRAGQVLFAFLHLAPDRSQTEALLRSGAVCIAYETVELPDGRLPLLAPMSEVAGRMSAQVGAALLQRPNGGRGVLMGGVPGVPPANVLILGAGSVGCNAAYVARGMGANVSVMDIDLDRLRQLDRLWGNTVRTLHSNRHDLERQVAEADLVIGAVLVAGARTPVLVTREMVAAMKPRAVVVDVSVDQGGCVETSRPTSHDEPSFLAEDVLHYAVTNMPGAVPYTSTLALTHATLRHTLALADRGWRQAVQEDPSLARGVNVLDGHITHRPVANAHGMDFTPLSSLLA
- a CDS encoding DsrE family protein produces the protein MESGPLRRLPALMMLLLALGVSQPAAGSEGASVVQPEYAEPRVLFDFFFDHPAKIGPALHWIRGLINPLQDRPFNMDPEFMDIVVLIHGTELVTLARHNEPRYQQAVDRMRYYALLGVKFRVCGLALDDFGYTPEDLQPFVEVAPSAMTELAHWQQQGYALITPQVMERRVPLDEIR
- the hspQ gene encoding heat shock protein HspQ, with the translated sequence MTAATRFSVGELVHHRKFGYRGVIVGVDPVFAGTDEWYEAVARSRPPRDRPWYHVLVDGQAHSTYVAERHLEADTSGMQVDHPDLGRYFDRFVNGRYGRGAGSRLH
- a CDS encoding lytic murein transglycosylase, whose translation is MIKVLPALTLSAALAPLALGATTEFEACLGEIREQAVDQGIDPGTTDQVLDRVERLERVIELDRRQPEFTTPFSDYLNRRVTTQRIVQGRALLHAHRALLDRVHAETGVPPAYLLALWALETNYGNHFGSFFVPSALATLACDPRRASYFTGELIAALRIVEEEAIPLERMQGSWAGAMGHVQFMPSVFLQYAVDGDGDGRRDLWGSVPDAMMSAGNFLAGLGWDDAYRWGREVLLPQDFDYGQAGRSQRRALGEWRRQGVTDTSGQPVADLDIDAALLLPAGHRGPAFLVYDNFDVIMGWNRSEFFALTVGHLADRIAGGGRLHNPPPADAPRMSREQVIELQTALNAMGYDSGEVDGILGPATRNAIRAYQQAEGMIPDGFPDPILLARLDIDV
- a CDS encoding thioredoxin family protein, with the translated sequence MNAARWPLGNPGAVSATHGRVESARASGRRPSVADCWGTPLRVAGLAVLALVALLLATASDARERLEYPEWFAPSLYDLPGDLDDAVARGKRGIALFFSAETCLHCVAMTRSTFQDPEIVRRLSGQFDVLAVDVFSDVEMVGLDGQMYRARELSEHERATFTPTLLFVDASGERMLRYVGFADAERMHLILGYLESDAWQQESLRDYAARLQEQDLPADPVAGAPALAAHLDGFQQPPADLAAQRTANPRPSLVLFERDGCEECQRLGEQILAHPAVQEVLDGFHTLRLNSDRPGVAVLPDGRHGTADELAAKLALAHRPGLVFFAEEGEEAFRMDSTWLIDHSGQLPDATRQDLLESFLARLEYVSSGAYRDWPQYQRWRAQRDRQG
- a CDS encoding O-methyltransferase, giving the protein MSNRSIGLNDAIYQYLLQVSLREHPVLAALRERTADLPEARFQIAPEQGQFMAWLAGAVGARRILEIGTFTGYSALTMALALPDDGELVTCDVSSEWTDIAREYWERAGVAARIRLELRPALETLERLCAQGESGRFDLAFIDADKTAYDDYFERCLELVRPGGSVLIDNTLWSGQVADPSVEDPATEAIRGLNRKLHRDERIDLSLVPIGDGLTLARKR
- a CDS encoding O-antigen ligase family protein, whose amino-acid sequence is MTLSPQAGLMTVSAMLFLMLATVTSTPIRPTVWAVILLVFAMVYLFRHRGDRALGGLDLAVVLALLSYLFTSVPHLIREPNVSYYTAGPLGMAAAVPVYLVLRHALQDPARLRTALEWGLAAGAAGALAVALYQYFWLGYPRVINFLALIDLGFVNVAMLFLALGLTRGSAQRPWLVLAIVAMTLIAAVNATRGSLIVIPLLLAAWVLLNRDRVSLRSLGFGALAFVVFVGLAYSAIPALQERAAQSVEEARFIADGDLESPISSGDRLGLWIAASRAFLENPLTGLTRPEREAQIRDLVDTGVVHARIATITGGHAHNHYFEMLASTGILGLVGILAYLVFPALLFLWRYRRDRSDGFALAGLLFVAAFMILNMTEVPLKKDYIAFFYGSLVAALLALSLVHRGSGRTATTGAPEESAGRGPG